One genomic window of Leptospira paudalimensis includes the following:
- a CDS encoding PP2C family protein-serine/threonine phosphatase — protein MRELAITILSSLLFFLILFFSFIGIQNSSKKLPFYYYPSGLIVNIGEENKTHWGNSIVTSDLEKFESISDFSSIDSYKLKLKNSNGEIYEEEFKLKNIRKTDVLGVFFSDLFLAFFSLAIAVYFYYSTRDALIFGFFFNFGIIILSNVFVLAFKNSIFLFILTLYLGSFLQYHLIYRLRGKEINSKWLLPQVLISFIMAMIASQEKYDLILIERIGIVAHAITVLFGSINIIANVVELIRSKPQEEALLKRLVLVFSIVIYVALPTSILFFDGFPWFYVHRSLFIFTYLLFILSFFYGTYRYTFVPSFVIFTPSIITLILVAIILGTYVGSIFVLDYLLPIRYLRDRWVFNFIFLFLVTAYLIPLKLKVKELFDYWFFEKNPILSAGINKITALLSSPLSMRKTILTINKTVKETVNVSNLIILIPGDQFANTDLRNIDFMRISPQSEIWNYFKSTDRVTVTSHLEYGIGLRETLYNFLKGLHVQLAFPAYDSSSNRKNIQAMILIGEKLDKKYFSIGELKFINEVVKISGMLLENYSLLEDEIQKRKIVRDIQTASIVDNTLRLILPSEVKGIDYGYISKPAVGISGDYLDIIPISNTKMIVLLGDVAGHGLGTGFLVSAIKGIVREQLRNGTSLEGLFREINSFFRARYKGNEFMTLLGGIFDSTENVFKYVNAGHLSLIEMRADGQIKLHSKTQRVLGILETDYHVQELKLLPGTKLFLYSDGITEAFSERDEIFGEDTLIDFLHYNADKTVKELPSLLDQRMTQFRGNREQSDDITFIGLSFSPN, from the coding sequence ATGAGAGAACTGGCAATCACAATCCTCTCTTCTTTACTATTTTTCCTAATCCTATTTTTTTCGTTTATTGGAATTCAAAATAGCTCCAAAAAACTTCCCTTTTATTATTACCCTTCAGGTTTAATTGTTAATATTGGTGAAGAAAATAAAACCCATTGGGGAAATTCAATTGTAACTTCTGATTTGGAAAAGTTTGAATCCATTAGTGATTTTTCTAGTATAGATTCCTATAAGTTAAAACTTAAAAACTCAAATGGAGAAATTTACGAAGAAGAATTTAAATTAAAGAATATTCGCAAAACAGATGTTTTGGGCGTATTTTTTTCTGATTTATTTTTAGCGTTTTTTAGCCTAGCAATTGCTGTATATTTTTACTATTCAACAAGAGATGCATTAATATTTGGATTTTTCTTTAATTTTGGAATAATCATTTTATCTAATGTTTTTGTACTCGCTTTCAAAAATTCCATTTTTTTATTCATTTTAACATTATATTTAGGAAGTTTTTTGCAATACCATTTGATCTATCGCCTTCGAGGAAAGGAAATTAATTCAAAATGGTTATTACCTCAAGTTTTGATATCTTTCATTATGGCAATGATTGCATCACAAGAAAAGTATGACTTAATTCTGATTGAACGAATCGGAATTGTTGCGCATGCAATTACAGTTTTGTTTGGATCGATTAATATCATTGCAAATGTCGTTGAGTTAATACGATCAAAACCTCAAGAAGAAGCACTTCTGAAACGTTTGGTTTTGGTATTTTCTATTGTCATCTATGTGGCCTTACCTACGAGTATTTTGTTTTTTGATGGTTTTCCTTGGTTTTATGTTCACCGATCTTTATTTATATTTACGTACTTATTATTTATACTCAGTTTTTTCTATGGGACATACCGTTATACTTTTGTTCCATCGTTTGTAATCTTTACACCGAGTATTATTACTTTAATTTTAGTTGCTATTATTTTAGGAACCTATGTCGGTTCAATTTTTGTTTTAGATTATCTTTTACCGATACGTTACTTAAGAGACAGATGGGTTTTCAATTTTATATTTTTATTTTTGGTAACTGCGTATTTAATTCCCCTGAAACTGAAAGTGAAGGAACTTTTTGATTATTGGTTTTTTGAGAAAAATCCAATACTCAGTGCCGGTATCAACAAAATCACTGCGTTATTATCTTCTCCATTATCAATGAGGAAAACCATTCTCACGATCAACAAAACTGTTAAGGAAACGGTAAATGTTTCTAATTTAATCATCCTAATCCCAGGTGATCAATTCGCAAATACTGATCTCAGAAATATTGATTTTATGAGAATTTCTCCGCAATCAGAGATTTGGAATTATTTCAAAAGTACTGATCGTGTCACTGTCACCTCACATTTAGAATATGGAATTGGACTTAGAGAAACACTTTATAATTTTCTAAAAGGATTACATGTTCAATTGGCATTTCCAGCTTATGATTCTTCTTCAAACAGAAAAAATATCCAAGCTATGATTTTGATCGGTGAAAAATTAGATAAAAAATATTTTTCCATTGGAGAATTAAAATTCATTAATGAAGTTGTGAAAATTTCGGGAATGTTACTTGAGAACTATAGTTTACTCGAAGATGAAATTCAAAAACGTAAAATTGTAAGAGATATCCAAACAGCTTCCATTGTAGACAACACATTACGATTGATTTTACCTAGTGAAGTAAAAGGGATTGATTACGGTTATATATCAAAACCCGCTGTTGGTATTTCTGGAGATTATTTAGACATCATTCCTATTTCTAACACCAAAATGATTGTTTTGTTAGGTGATGTTGCTGGTCATGGACTTGGAACTGGATTTTTAGTGAGTGCTATTAAAGGTATTGTTAGAGAACAACTTAGAAATGGTACTTCGCTGGAAGGTTTATTCCGAGAGATTAATTCCTTTTTTCGTGCGAGATACAAAGGGAATGAATTTATGACCTTACTTGGTGGAATATTCGACTCCACTGAGAATGTATTTAAATATGTAAATGCAGGTCATCTTTCCTTAATTGAAATGCGTGCTGATGGCCAAATCAAATTACATTCTAAAACCCAACGTGTGTTAGGAATTTTAGAAACAGATTACCATGTTCAAGAATTAAAACTTTTACCCGGAACCAAACTATTTTTGTATTCAGATGGGATTACAGAAGCCTTCAGTGAACGGGATGAAATTTTTGGTGAAGACACTCTCATTGATTTTTTGCATTATAATGCAGACAAAACGGTCAAGGAACTTCCCAGTTTGCTCGACCAAAGAATGACACAATTCAGAGG
- the argJ gene encoding bifunctional glutamate N-acetyltransferase/amino-acid acetyltransferase ArgJ produces the protein MKYPLGFYSFGKNIGIKDTSLDFAVIYSEVRCHAAAVFTRNNFPGAPIYVGRDHIKDGYLQAIVINSKNSNVATGEKGIKDSYQICETLAKSLGITKEDILPSSTGVIGVPLPIEKILTACTTAKENLKPGNLDEVAEAIMTTDTKKKISYRTYSHNGNEGVMYGIAKGAGMIEPNMATMLSYILCDFLPESKDLNGILKRVVDQTYNCITIDSDTSTSDTVVLMCSGKLGNIPDQDFESMLKDIATELSKKIARDGEGASKLIELTVKNGRDDLQVTKIGKSILNSPLVKTAIYGGDPNWGRFIMAIGKVFDEPIPYDHLEIQLGGISVKGANNETKSKLAEYLKSNEEIFITVDLNTGNFQKTFWSCDFTEGYIQENAYYTT, from the coding sequence ATGAAGTATCCTTTGGGATTTTACTCCTTTGGCAAAAATATTGGAATCAAAGATACAAGTTTAGATTTTGCTGTGATTTATTCTGAAGTTCGTTGCCATGCGGCAGCGGTATTCACAAGGAATAATTTTCCTGGAGCTCCCATTTATGTTGGCCGTGATCATATCAAAGATGGTTACTTACAAGCCATTGTCATCAATTCCAAAAATTCCAATGTCGCAACTGGAGAGAAAGGGATAAAGGATTCGTATCAAATTTGTGAAACCTTAGCCAAATCATTAGGGATAACCAAAGAAGATATTTTACCATCTTCCACGGGAGTGATTGGTGTTCCTCTACCCATCGAAAAAATCTTAACCGCTTGCACAACTGCCAAAGAAAACTTAAAACCTGGAAATTTAGATGAAGTAGCTGAAGCAATAATGACAACAGATACCAAGAAAAAAATATCCTACCGAACATATTCGCATAACGGAAATGAGGGTGTGATGTACGGAATTGCAAAAGGTGCCGGTATGATCGAACCAAACATGGCGACGATGTTATCCTACATCCTTTGTGATTTTTTACCTGAATCAAAAGATTTAAATGGAATTTTAAAACGTGTTGTGGACCAAACTTACAATTGTATCACAATTGATTCTGATACATCCACAAGTGATACCGTTGTATTGATGTGTTCTGGTAAACTAGGAAACATCCCAGATCAGGATTTTGAATCTATGTTAAAAGACATAGCAACAGAACTTTCCAAAAAAATTGCTAGAGATGGTGAAGGTGCGAGTAAATTAATAGAACTGACTGTTAAAAATGGAAGAGATGATCTCCAAGTAACAAAAATTGGAAAATCAATTTTAAACTCACCTCTCGTCAAAACTGCCATATATGGTGGGGATCCAAACTGGGGACGTTTCATCATGGCAATTGGTAAAGTTTTTGACGAACCAATTCCATATGATCACTTAGAAATCCAATTGGGTGGGATTTCCGTAAAAGGTGCAAACAATGAGACCAAATCAAAGTTAGCCGAGTATTTAAAATCGAATGAAGAAATTTTCATTACGGTTGATCTCAATACAGGTAACTTTCAAAAAACTTTTTGGAGTTGCGACTTTACTGAAGGATACATCCAAGAAAATGCCTATTACACAACATGA
- a CDS encoding HAMP domain-containing sensor histidine kinase: MRSFFSTLLLLNWGLLLVLLTLALGVFYIYDLVVPAVRPLILFGFVLIAIFGTFYISTNIAMRITDPLATVEKKTKEINAGDFGVELSSPDIRELATLASSINEMARRLKVQFLDLTVEKEKFNYLLQNLKEGVFAIDRNHKFLFLNRNIAETLIEKNSQFKEFVPSIKNKELLSFITDKIKSGKEGKTEFQDGIHFYTARIYPIKSDAMVQLYIGVISDITEDRQNQLIREQFFQNASHELKTPITSIKGYAETLEYKLKLPPDSNERKFLDAILRNTDRLIRIVEDMLTVSRLENHKTVLNLTDVSILELVKNVSESLGVIYSQKKQNLVLDIPFDLKVRADRLLLEDLLVNLISNASAYSPEGSSVIVKASTTEEQNLIQVIDQGIGISSEDAERIFERFFRVDTNRSRKEGGTGLGLSIVKHIARLHSGEVSVSPNPKGGSIFSFVFPKK, encoded by the coding sequence ATGCGTAGTTTTTTTTCAACACTTCTCCTTCTCAATTGGGGTCTCTTACTTGTACTTTTGACCCTAGCATTGGGTGTATTTTATATTTATGATTTAGTTGTTCCAGCCGTAAGACCACTTATTCTTTTTGGTTTTGTACTCATTGCCATATTTGGGACATTTTATATTTCAACAAACATTGCAATGCGAATCACAGATCCTCTTGCAACGGTTGAGAAAAAAACAAAAGAAATCAATGCGGGTGATTTTGGTGTTGAATTGTCATCACCTGACATTCGTGAATTGGCAACTCTTGCATCATCTATCAATGAAATGGCAAGGCGACTTAAAGTTCAATTTTTAGATCTTACCGTTGAAAAGGAAAAATTTAATTACCTACTTCAAAATTTAAAAGAGGGTGTTTTTGCAATTGATAGAAATCATAAATTTCTATTTTTGAATCGAAATATTGCCGAAACCTTAATTGAAAAAAATTCACAATTCAAAGAATTTGTACCTTCAATTAAAAACAAAGAACTACTCAGTTTTATCACCGACAAAATCAAATCTGGAAAAGAAGGAAAAACAGAATTCCAGGATGGAATTCATTTTTATACAGCAAGAATTTATCCAATTAAATCAGATGCGATGGTTCAATTATATATTGGAGTGATTTCTGATATAACAGAAGACAGACAAAACCAGTTGATAAGAGAACAATTCTTCCAAAACGCATCCCATGAATTAAAAACCCCAATTACATCTATTAAAGGTTATGCGGAGACTTTAGAATATAAACTAAAACTACCACCTGATTCAAATGAACGAAAATTTTTGGATGCCATTCTTCGTAACACAGATCGGCTCATACGCATTGTAGAAGATATGTTAACGGTTTCAAGATTAGAAAACCACAAAACAGTTTTAAATCTGACTGATGTTTCCATTTTAGAATTGGTCAAAAATGTTTCAGAATCTCTTGGTGTGATTTATTCTCAGAAAAAACAAAACCTGGTTCTCGACATTCCATTTGACCTAAAGGTTCGAGCGGATCGATTGTTATTGGAAGATTTACTCGTAAATTTGATATCAAACGCTTCTGCTTATAGTCCAGAAGGTTCCAGTGTCATTGTCAAAGCATCCACCACAGAGGAACAAAATTTGATCCAAGTCATCGACCAAGGCATTGGCATTTCTTCTGAAGATGCAGAAAGGATCTTTGAACGTTTTTTCAGAGTAGATACCAACCGATCGAGAAAAGAGGGTGGGACTGGGCTTGGGCTTTCCATTGTAAAACACATTGCAAGGTTACATTCTGGTGAGGTTTCTGTTTCTCCCAATCCGAAAGGTGGCTCCATTTTCTCCTTTGTTTTTCCTAAAAAATAG
- a CDS encoding response regulator, with amino-acid sequence MKILIVDDEEDIAGLIQFHLEEEGFQTEVCHNGMEVLPRLEKNLPDGIILDLMLPGIGGMDLCKRIKEKYPQIPILMVTAKTGETDVVLGLELGADDYIRKPFNIRELVARVRTVTRRTTDPNQEVQGTITTGKIQINPTAHKVFVEGTEIDLTLIEFKLLQLFAGNPGVAFSRDKLLDRIWGKDVFVTDRTVDVNIKRLRDKLLSEKERLETIRGVGYRFRDA; translated from the coding sequence ATGAAAATATTGATTGTAGATGACGAAGAAGACATTGCCGGTCTTATCCAATTTCATTTGGAAGAAGAAGGTTTCCAAACAGAAGTCTGCCATAATGGAATGGAAGTCCTCCCACGTTTAGAAAAAAATCTCCCTGATGGCATTATCTTAGATTTAATGTTACCTGGTATTGGTGGTATGGATCTATGCAAAAGGATCAAAGAAAAGTACCCACAAATCCCGATCCTAATGGTCACTGCCAAAACAGGCGAAACCGATGTGGTACTCGGACTTGAGTTAGGTGCAGATGATTATATCCGTAAACCTTTTAATATCAGGGAACTTGTTGCACGAGTACGAACTGTTACAAGAAGGACAACAGATCCAAACCAAGAAGTACAGGGAACCATAACCACTGGAAAAATCCAAATCAATCCAACTGCTCACAAAGTTTTTGTTGAAGGAACTGAGATTGACCTAACATTAATTGAGTTTAAGTTATTACAGCTGTTTGCTGGAAATCCAGGAGTTGCCTTTTCCAGAGACAAACTTTTGGATCGAATTTGGGGCAAAGACGTTTTTGTCACTGACCGTACTGTAGATGTGAATATCAAACGACTAAGAGATAAATTACTCTCCGAAAAAGAACGACTCGAAACGATCCGCGGAGTCGGTTATCGATTCCGAGATGCGTAG
- a CDS encoding RNA polymerase sigma factor: MKRYQGMVFSQARKAFLSEEEAEDFTQEVFLKAYESLSQFRGEAQFSTWLFQIAKFRLTKVNKKKSHLITDWTEEVSSLADKSKPSVAEILDKEETHHTLHSLIAKLPKSYQLPIHLHYFENKPLKEIANDLNIKLNTIKSHISRGKELLRKWWSHEIEG, from the coding sequence ATGAAACGTTACCAAGGGATGGTATTTTCCCAAGCACGCAAAGCTTTTTTATCGGAAGAAGAAGCAGAAGATTTTACCCAAGAAGTTTTTCTCAAAGCCTATGAATCCTTAAGCCAATTCCGTGGAGAAGCTCAATTTTCTACATGGTTATTTCAAATTGCGAAATTTCGCTTAACAAAAGTTAATAAAAAGAAATCTCATCTCATCACAGATTGGACAGAAGAAGTTTCGAGTCTTGCAGACAAATCAAAACCTTCTGTTGCCGAAATTTTGGACAAAGAAGAAACTCATCATACATTACATTCCCTCATTGCAAAACTCCCAAAATCATACCAACTGCCGATCCATTTGCATTATTTTGAAAACAAACCTTTAAAGGAAATTGCTAACGATCTCAATATCAAACTGAATACAATTAAAAGCCATATCTCGCGGGGTAAGGAACTTTTAAGGAAATGGTGGTCTCATGAAATCGAAGGATAA
- the aat gene encoding leucyl/phenylalanyl-tRNA--protein transferase codes for MTKRSFDQFFKNPRQWREDLVAVGGDFSVDRLLYAYTHGIFPWSEDPIRWYCLDPRAIFDIHRVHFSKTVLRKVRQKKFRISFNEAFPIVMQACSYREKDNTWITPGFIDGYLELHKKGWAHSVEVWNAENVLVGGVYGVAIGKFFAGESMFSFESDAGKIGLFHLFAKLKESKFELFDTQQLNHVTWQLGAYEIPKLSYLDRLERSIKDMVPWVIPPSHD; via the coding sequence TTGACAAAAAGGAGTTTTGACCAATTTTTTAAAAACCCTCGGCAATGGAGGGAAGATTTGGTTGCAGTCGGCGGTGATTTCTCCGTTGATCGACTGTTATACGCATATACACATGGCATTTTCCCTTGGTCTGAGGATCCAATTCGTTGGTATTGTTTGGATCCTCGTGCCATTTTTGACATTCATCGAGTTCATTTTTCTAAAACCGTTCTTCGCAAAGTAAGACAAAAAAAATTTCGTATCAGTTTTAACGAAGCATTCCCGATCGTCATGCAAGCTTGTTCTTATCGGGAAAAGGATAACACTTGGATCACTCCAGGTTTTATCGATGGTTATTTGGAACTCCACAAAAAAGGTTGGGCGCACTCAGTGGAAGTATGGAATGCGGAAAATGTTTTAGTGGGTGGTGTGTATGGTGTTGCCATCGGTAAGTTTTTTGCAGGGGAAAGTATGTTTTCGTTTGAATCAGATGCAGGAAAAATTGGGCTCTTTCATTTGTTTGCAAAACTGAAAGAATCAAAATTTGAGTTATTTGACACCCAACAGCTCAACCATGTGACTTGGCAATTGGGTGCTTATGAAATTCCAAAACTATCTTATTTAGATCGATTGGAACGTTCTATCAAAGATATGGTTCCTTGGGTCATTCCACCTTCACACGACTGA
- a CDS encoding DUF962 domain-containing protein, whose translation MEKKYKTLKDFFPFYLEEHSHPFNRALHFVGSSLAFGCILGFIATTKLYILGLALVSGYFFAWIGHFFVEKNRPATFTYPIYSFVSDWMMYFKMLMGRIDVEFAKIKSKKN comes from the coding sequence ATGGAAAAGAAGTACAAAACACTCAAAGATTTTTTCCCATTCTATTTAGAAGAACATAGCCATCCGTTTAACCGTGCGTTACATTTTGTTGGCTCAAGTCTTGCCTTCGGTTGTATTCTAGGATTTATCGCAACTACTAAGTTGTATATCTTAGGTTTGGCACTTGTTAGTGGGTATTTCTTTGCATGGATCGGACATTTCTTTGTCGAAAAAAATCGCCCTGCGACATTTACCTACCCAATTTATTCCTTCGTTTCTGATTGGATGATGTACTTCAAAATGTTAATGGGACGTATTGATGTTGAATTTGCCAAAATTAAGTCAAAAAAAAATTAA
- a CDS encoding LIC10235 family protein, with protein sequence MKPKSIKPDELNKIFSELKKGEESAIGSYLVKGVRLQISKYNLSGAERVQLLYKRRRAQGLCIVCGKKVTKKNPSTDQLYRLCEEHRNKIDKGTK encoded by the coding sequence ATGAAGCCTAAATCGATTAAGCCGGATGAGTTAAACAAGATTTTTTCCGAATTAAAAAAAGGAGAGGAGTCTGCCATCGGAAGTTATTTGGTAAAAGGAGTTCGTCTTCAAATCAGTAAATACAATTTATCAGGTGCCGAACGAGTTCAATTGTTATACAAAAGAAGAAGGGCACAAGGTTTGTGTATTGTATGCGGAAAAAAAGTCACAAAGAAAAATCCATCTACAGATCAACTCTATAGACTCTGTGAGGAACACCGCAATAAGATTGATAAAGGTACTAAATAA
- a CDS encoding DUF1289 domain-containing protein, translating into MSRKSPCIKICMMDPESEFCAGCYRTIEEIGAWSSMTDEEKEAVWQELPRRKAGNSTKE; encoded by the coding sequence ATGTCTCGAAAATCACCATGTATTAAAATCTGTATGATGGATCCAGAATCTGAGTTTTGTGCTGGTTGTTACCGAACAATCGAAGAAATCGGGGCATGGTCCAGTATGACCGATGAGGAAAAAGAAGCAGTCTGGCAGGAGCTCCCGCGTAGAAAGGCGGGAAACTCTACCAAAGAATAG
- the flgN gene encoding flagellar export chaperone FlgN, with translation MLDWVESLRSLFTTEIDCYKRLLDLEGKKRNAIHQADGKSLESFVKESYHIMVEASELERIRMKTIEDVYEKEKFQKDESSITLTHFLNQMDRESNFKLKTFALELKKVVADLKDAIITNEKLLRTRKEFLQATVDSLQELSREKVYTSHKQPTRRGQSQKGAIILNATA, from the coding sequence ATGTTGGATTGGGTAGAATCACTTAGAAGTTTATTTACTACAGAAATAGACTGTTACAAGCGCCTTTTGGATTTGGAAGGCAAAAAAAGAAACGCCATCCACCAAGCGGACGGCAAATCACTCGAGTCCTTTGTTAAAGAAAGTTATCATATCATGGTAGAAGCCTCTGAATTGGAACGAATTCGGATGAAAACCATAGAAGATGTTTATGAAAAGGAAAAATTCCAAAAAGACGAATCTTCGATCACACTCACTCATTTTTTAAACCAAATGGACCGCGAGTCCAATTTTAAACTCAAAACGTTTGCGTTAGAACTTAAAAAGGTGGTGGCAGACTTAAAAGACGCCATCATCACAAACGAAAAACTTCTAAGAACCAGAAAAGAATTTTTGCAAGCAACCGTTGACTCACTACAAGAGTTATCCCGTGAAAAGGTGTATACCTCTCACAAACAACCAACAAGGCGTGGGCAGAGCCAAAAAGGCGCGATCATTTTGAACGCGACTGCCTAG